The Fragaria vesca subsp. vesca linkage group LG2, FraVesHawaii_1.0, whole genome shotgun sequence genome includes a window with the following:
- the LOC101300792 gene encoding lysine histidine transporter-like 8-like, with the protein MEEVVVVETDCRAELTRGHSYHSFSIKSSSESAQVNPITTSPPCGREEDGTNWRGQGGGGGGGGGELNPLDAWLPITESRNGNIFSVTFHLLCSGIGFQALLLPVAFATLGWAWGIICLSLAFTWQLYTIWLLVQLHESESGIRYSRFIHLAVTAFGPKLGKLLCIFPVMYLSGGTCVQLIIIGGSTMKLFLNTVCDAKTVTATECFLMFTCLAIVGAQSPNLNSVANVSFVGTISAVVYCILISSLSVAKGRLSDISYDPPLVESNMDRGFGGILNAMGIIFLAFRGHNVILEIQGTLPSSPKHPTYKPMWRGVTISYAVIVMCLLPLAVCGSWAYGNKVPSSIGEILTAAAQFRGHKTLKCVLGLICILVVVNCLSSFQIYGMVVFDNLEMRYSIKKKKPCARWLRVIFRIFFGGFVFFIAVAFPFLISLAVLIGGLAFPLTYAHPCLMWIAIKKPKPKGVMRCINTGLGCLGLCLSVVLVVAASWNIAQRGLKANFFRP; encoded by the exons ATGGAAGAGGTGGTGGTTGTGGAAACAGATTGCAGGGCAGAGTTAACAAGGGGACATTCCTATCACAGCTTCAGTATCAAGAGCTCATCAGAGTCTGCTCAAGTTAATCCCATCACAACCAGTCCTCCTTGTGGAAGAGAAGAAGATGGTACAAACTGGAGAGGCCAAGGTGGTGGTGGCGGCGGCGGCGGTGGTGAGCTCAACCCTCTAGATGCTTGGCTACCCATCACAGAATCCAGGAATGGGAATATCTTTTCTGTTACCTTCCATTTACTGTGCTCTGGTATTGGATTCCAAGCCCTTTTACTTCCAGTTGCATTTGCCACTCTTGGATG GGCATGGGGAATCATATGCTTGTCACTAGCATTTACATGGCAACTCTACACAATATGGCTCCTCGTTCAGCTACATGAATCTGAATCTGGAATTCGTTACAGTAGATTCATCCACCTTGCTGTAACAGCCTTCG GTCCAAAGTTAGGGAAGTTGCTATGCATCTTCCCAGTAATGTATCTATCAGGGGGTACATGTGTGCAACTGATTATCATAGGAGGTTCCACCATGAAGCTTTTCTTAAATACTGTTTGTGATGCCAAAACAGTGACTGCTACAGAGTGCTTCTTGATGTTCACATGCTTAGCCATTGTTGGCGCTCAGTCTCCCAATCTGAACTCAGTAGCTAATGTCTCCTTTGTTGGCACTATCTCAGCGGTTGTCTACTGCATTCTGATTTCGTCTCTTTCAGTTGCCAAGGGAAGGCTCAGTGATATATCATATGATCCACCACTGGTGGAGTCCAACATGGATAGAGGATTTGGTGGAATACTGAATGCAATGGGCATAATTTTTCTTGCATTCAGAGGCCATAATGTTATCCTTGAAATACAG GGGACATTGCCATCGAGTCCGAAACATCCAACTTATAAGCCTATGTGGAGAGGAGTGACTATATCATATGCAGTTATTGTTATGTGTTTGCTTCCTCTTGCCGTGTGCGGATCTTGGGCTTATGGAAACAAG GTACCATCCTCAATTGGAGAAATTTTGACAGCAGCTGCACAATTTCGCGGACATAAAACCTTGAAATGTGTATTGGGGCTAATTTGCATACTAGTAGTAGTTAACTGCTTAAGTTCATTTCAAATCTATGGCATGGTAGTCTTTGACAATTTGGAGATGAGGTACTCAATCAAGAAGAAAAAGCCTTGTGCAAGGTGGCTACGCGTAATTTTTCGGATTTTCTTTGGTGGATTTGTATTCTTCATAGCAGTGGCTTTCCCGTTCTTGATAAGCTTGGCTGTTCTAATTGGAGGGTTGGCATTTCCTTTAACATATGCTCATCCATGTTTGATGTGGATTGCAATCAAGAAACCAAAGCCAAAAGGTGTCATGCGGTGTATAAACACGGGACTTGGATGCTTAGGCCTGTGTCTGAGTGTTGTTCTAGTTGTTGCTGCATCATGGAATATAGCTCAAAGAGGCCTTAAAGCCAACTTCTTCAGGCCTTAA
- the LOC101301074 gene encoding lysine histidine transporter-like 8-like has protein sequence MGEVVVETSYMGDLHLAQGIDHSFNNAMGRSSRSAAQVIPITTSPSANEDGTNPGGVGVELDKQDAWLPLTESRNGSTLSVTFHLLCSGLGIQALSLPAAFATLGWAWGCICLLLAFAWQLYTIRLLVLSHESDTGTRSSRYIQLAIKAFGQKLGKLLVMFPMIYLSNGACVQLIITGGLTMELFFKTVCNDGATAYCHPMTGTECFLVFTIMAIVVAQLPNLNSITWVSLVGSITAIVYCTMIWSISIAKGRPSGISYNPPEMESDMDRFGRILNAIGIVFLAFRGHNVILEIQGTLPSNPKHPIHKRMWRGVIISYAIIAICMVPLAIAGFWVHGNKVSSSSLSAILSSASQLPGHNKTSRSILGVICILVILHCLSTFQIYGMVVYDNLESKYTMRKNRPCARRLRVTFRVLFGGLAFFAAVTFPFLVSLAPLIGGLTLPMAYAYPCFMWIALKKPKPNGLMWCINVALGCLGLVLSVVLVVAATWNLAQKGLNANFFKP, from the exons ATGGGAGAAGTGGTTGTTGAAACGAGCTACATGGGAGATTTACATTTAGCACAAGGTATCGACCATTCCTTTAACAATGCAATGGGTAGAAGCTCACGATCTGCTGCTCAAGTCATTCCCATTACAACTAGTCCTAGTGCAAACGAAGATGGTACAAATCCGGGAGGCGTAGGCGTTGAACTCGACAAGCAGGATGCTTGGCTGCCTCTCACAGAATCCAGAAATGGTAGCACCTTGTCTGTCACGTTTCATCTACTTTGTTCTGGACTTGGGATTCAAGCTCTTTCACTCCCTGCTGCATTTGCCACTCTTGGATG GGCATGGGGATGTATATGCTTGTTACTAGCGTTTGCATGGCAGCTCTACACTATACGGCTCCTAGTTCTATCTCACGAATCTGATACCGGAACTCGTTCTAGTAGATACATCCAACTCGCTATTAAAGCCTTTG GTCAAAAGTTAGGGAAGTTGCTGGTAATGTTCCCGATGATCTATCTATCAAATGGTGCGTGTGTACAACTTATTATCACAGGAGGTCTAACAATGGAGCTTTTCTTCAAAACCGTGTGTAACGATGGGGCTACTGCATATTGTCATCCAATGACTGGTACAGAGTGCTTCTTGGTGTTCACGATCATGGCGATTGTTGTGGCTCAGCTTCCCAACTTGAACTCAATAACTTGGGTCTCTTTGGTTGGTTCTATCACAGCAATTGTATATTGCACTATGATCTGGTCTATTTCAATTGCCAAGGGGAGACCTAGTGGTATATCATACAATCCACCAGAAATGGAGTCTGACATGGATCGATTCGGTCGGATTCTGAATGCGATTGGCATTGTGTTTTTGGCATTCAGAGGTCACAACGTCATTCTTGAAATTCAG GGTACATTGCCATCAAATCCCAAACACCCAATTCATAAGCGAATGTGGAGAGGGGTGATTATATCTTATGCAATCATTGCCATATGCATGGTTCCTCTAGCCATAGCTGGATTTTGGGTACATGGAAACAAG GTATCCTCCTCATCACTTTCAGCAATATTAAGCTCAGCTTCACAACTACCTGGACACAATAAGACCTCAAGGTCTATTCTGGGAGTAATCTGCATTCTTGTAATACTGCACTGCTTAAGTACGTTTCAAATCTATGGCATGGTTGTCTATGACAACTTGGAGTCGAAGTACACTATGAGGAAGAACAGGCCGTGCGCAAGACGGCTTCGAGTAACTTTTCGGGTTTTGTTTGGAGGATTAGCATTCTTTGCAGCGGTGACCTTTCCTTTCTTGGTGAGCCTGGCACCTCTAATTGGAGGTTTGACATTGCCCATGGCTTATGCTTATCCCTGTTTCATGTGGATTGCACTCAAGAAACCGAAGCCAAATGGTTTAATGTGGTGTATTAACGTGGCACTTGGATGCTTGGGACTGGTTTTGAGTGTCGTTTTAGTGGTTGCAGCAACATGGAATTTAGCTCAGAAAGGTCTAAATGCCAATTTCTTCAAGCCCTAG
- the LOC101292947 gene encoding lysine histidine transporter-like 8-like, with amino-acid sequence MEEITPAPVTPKPATTDATPATTAAPESSEPKMSKAASVSREPLVIPPRGGVDQIEIKAKTPKSLTPRSRTPRFMTPIGSPVRRALKLTRLDPEDAWLPITESRNGNAYYAAFHTLCSGIGIQALIIPVAFTILGWTWGIICMTAVFLWQLYTLFLLVQLHESSETGLRYCRYIQLCNACFGEKLSKFLALFPILYLSGGTCVALIVLGGATCKMFFQIVCGPTCTVKSLTPAEWYLVFTCAAVILSQLPNLNSIAGVSLVGAITAVGYCTLIWVVSVDKGRLPHVSYNPLKAHKEFIQFFDVLNALGMIAFGFRGHNLILEIQATMPSSEKHPSRVPMWRGVQVSYTLIALCIFPLAIGGYWAYGQMIPEQGGMFAALFTFHSTDTSQTVLGLASLFVIVNALSSFQIYGMPMFDEMESHYTRRFKQAAPWWLRAIMRAMFTYGCYFVAVAIPFLGSLAGLIGGIALPVTLAYPCFMWLIMKKPKKYSPSWWINWVLGVVGMCLSVLLIVSGTYVVIDTGIKVSFFKPT; translated from the exons ATGGAGGAAATAACCCCCGCTCCGGTAACACCCAAGCCTGCCACCACCGATGCAACTCCGGCAACCACCGCGGCTCCTGAGAGCTCGGAGCCGAAGATGTCCAAGGCGGCGTCCGTGTCCCGGGAACCGCTCGTGATTCCGCCACGCGGAGGTGTTGACCAGATAGAGATAAAGGCCAAAACCCCAAAATCCTTAACTCCGAGATCACGTACTCCACGGTTCATGACTCCTATTGGGAGCCCTGTAAGGAGGGCTCTTAAGCTCACGAGGCTTGACCCCGAAGACGCATGGCTTCCGATCACCGAGTCTAGAAATGGTAACGCTTACTATGCCGCCTTCCACACTCTTTGCTCCGGCATTGGGATTCAGGCCCTCATCATCCCTGTTGCCTTCACCATTCTTGGGTG GACATGGGGGATTATATGCATGACAGCAGTGTTCTTATGGCAACTTTACACTCTGTTCTTGCTCGTGCAGCTTCATGAATCTTCTGAAACAGGCCTTCGATATTGCAGATACATTCAACTTTGCAACGCATGTTTCG GCGAGAAGCTATCGAAGTTCTTAGCGCTGTTCCCAATTCTCTACCTCTCCGGCGGAACTTGCGTGGCGTTAATCGTTCTCGGAGGAGCAACATGCAAGATGTTCTTCCAAATCGTGTGCGGTCCAACGTGCACCGTCAAGAGCTTAACTCCGGCAGAATGGTACTTGGTCTTTACATGCGCGGCAGTGATACTGTCTCAGCTTCCCAACTTGAACTCCATCGCTGGAGTGTCTCTCGTTGGTGCCATCACTGCTGTCGGCTATTGCACGCTTATTTGGGTTGTGTCTGTTGACAAGGGTAGACTACCTCATGTCTCCTACAATCCATTGAAAGCCCACAAAGAATTCATACAATTTTTCGATGTTCTGAACGCTCTTGGAATGATTGCTTTTGGCTTCAGAGGCCACAACCTTATCCTTGAGATCCAG GCTACAATGCCCTCTAGTGAAAAACACCCATCACGCGTGCCTATGTGGAGAGGTGTACAGGTTTCTTACACACTTATAGCATTGTGCATCTTCCCTCTCGCAATCGGAGGTTACTGGGCATATGGCCAAATG ATACCAGAACAAGGGGGTATGTTTGCGGCTTTGTTCACCTTCCATTCGACAGACACCTCCCAAACTGTCTTAGGGCTAGCAAGTTTGTTCGTCATCGTCAATGCACTTAGTTCCTTCCAAATCTACGGCATGCCCATGTTCGATGAAATGGAGTCGCATTACACTAGGAGGTTCAAGCAGGCGGCTCCATGGTGGCTCAGGGCTATTATGCGAGCTATGTTTACATACGGCTGCTACTTCGTCGCCGTGGCCATCCCCTTCTTGGGAAGCTTGGCCGGACTGATAGGAGGGATCGCATTGCCGGTGACTTTGGCATATCCATGTTTCATGTGGCTCATAATGAAGAAGCCTAAGAAGTACAGTCCAAGCTGGTGGATCAATTGGGTGCTTGGGGTTGTGGGTATGTGTTTAAGTGTGCTTTTGATTGTGTCTGGTACTTATGTCGTGATTGATACTGGTATTAAGGTGAGCTTCTTCAAGCCAACGTGA
- the LOC101293245 gene encoding probable alanine--tRNA ligase, chloroplastic-like, whose product MLQFKPIFLGQVPKQVPCATTAQRCIRTNDVENVGRTSRHHTFFEMLGNFSFGDYFKKEAIQWAWELSTVEFGLAADKLWISVFEDDNEAFELWHDEVGVPVERIKRMGADDNFWTSGATGPCGPCSEIYYDFHPERGYSDIDLNDDTRFIEFYNLVFMEFNKTDDGSLEPLKQKNIDTGLGLERMARILQKVPNNYETDLIYPIIEKTAELANVSYSLADDHTKLNLKIIGDHLRAIVYLISDGVVPSNIGRGYVVRRLIRRAVRTGRMLGIKGDGQGNLEGAFLPVVAAKVIELSTHINPDVRRTAARIFEELKREELKFVQTLERGEKFLDQMLVEALSTAKESGTIPYLSGKDAFLLYDTYGFPVEITTEVAVERGVSIDMPGFDVEMENQKRQSQAAHSAVKLAMGNSADLTKNVPDTEFLGYETLSARAIVESLIVDGNPVIQVSEGNDVEVLLNRTPFYAESGGQIGDHGFLYIPGEDQHKVVMEIIDVQKSLGNIFVHKGTIREGVLEVGREVEAAVDARLRQRAKVHHTATHLLQSALKKVIGQETSQAGSLVAFDRLRFDFNFHRPITDSELEEIEKLVNRWIGEATSLQTKVMPLADAKGAGAIAMFGEKYGEEVRVVEVPGVSMELCGGTHVSNTSEIRGFKIMSEQGIASGVRRIEAVAGEAFIEYVNSRDYYMKQLCSTLKVKAEEVTNRVDNLLEELRMTRNEVSSLREKAAVYKASHLAAKAVSVGTSNNIRVLVESMDDTDADSLKKAAEYLIDTLQDPAAVILGSCPGDEKVSLVAAFTPGVVKLGIQAGKFIGPIAKLCGGGGGGRPNFAQAGGRKPENLSDALEKARSEIFLLLSEKAS is encoded by the exons ATGCTTCAATTTAAGCCTATATTTCTTGGTCAG GTTCCAAAACAAGTACCTTGTGCTACAACTGCTCAAAGGTGCATACGTACAAATGATGTGGAGAATGTAGGTCGAACATCCCGACACCACACATTTTTTGAGATGCTTGGAAACTTCAGTTTTGGAGATTACTTCAAGAAGGAAGCAATCCAGTGGGCATGGGAGCTTTCAACTGTAGA GTTTGGATTAGCAGCTGACAAATTATGGATTAGTGTGTTTGAAGACGACAATGAAGCTTTTGAACTTTGGCATGATGAG GTGGGTGTTCCTGTTGAGCGAATAAAGAGAATGGGTGCTGATGACAACTTTTGGACCAGCGGAGCTACTGGTCCATGTGGTCCATGCTCAGAGATTTATTACGATTTCCATCCTGAGAGGGGATATTCAGACATT GATCTCAATGATGATACCAGATTTATAGAGTTTTACAATTTGGTTTTTATGGAATTCAACAAAACAGATGATGGTTCACTTGAACCCTTAAAGCAGAAGAATATAGATACTGGGCTTGGCCTGGAGCGTATGGCTCGAATCCTTCAGAAG GTTCCTAACAACTATGAAACTGACCTGATTTATCCAATTATAGAGAAGACCGCAGAATTGGCAAATGTATCATATAGCCTAGCGGATGATCATACAAAATTGAATCTCAAA ATTATAGGAGATCATTTGCGTGCAATTGTGTATCTCATATCAGATGGTGTTGTTCCCTCAAATATTGGGAGAGGTTATGTCGTTAGACGGCTAATTAGAAGGGCTGTTCGTACTGGTAGGATGCTTGGTATAAAGGGGGATGGTCAGGGAAACCTTGAAGGAGCATTTTTACCTGTCGTTGCAGCAAAAGTAATAGAGTTGAGCACCCATATTAATCCGGATGTAAGGCGTACAGCAGCCCGTATTTTTGAAGAGTTAAAAAGGGAGGAACTAAAATTTGTACAGACATTGGAGAGAGGAGAAAAATTTCTTGACCAAATGTTAGTTGAGGCATTATCAACTGCCAAAGAAAGTGGAACTATACCATACTTGTCTGGCAAAGATGCATTTCTTTTGTATGATACATATGGGTTTCCTGTCGAAATAACAACAGAAGTGGCTGTAGAACGTGGTGTAAGTATAGATATGCCTGGTTTTGATGTTGAAATGGAAAACCAAAAGCGTCAATCCCAGGCTGCACATAGTGCTGTTAAACTTGCCATGGGAAATAGTGCAGACCTTACAAAGAATGTTCCAGACACTGAATTTCTTGGGTATGAAACCCTTTCTGCAAGAGCAATAGTGGAAAGTCTTATAGTGGATGGAAATCCGGTCATACAGGTTTCGGAAGGAAATGATGTAGAAGTATTGCTGAACAGAACTCCATTTTATGCAGAATCAGGTGGTCAGATTGGAGATCATGGCTTTTTATATATCCCAGGTGAAGACCAACATAAGGTTGTTATGGAAATAATAGATGTACAAAAGTCATTGGGTAACATATTTGTTCACAAGGGCACAATCAGAGAGGGAGTTCTAGAGGTTGGCAGAGAAGTTGAAGCAGCAGTGGATGCAAGACTCAGGCAGCGAGCTAAG GTGCATCATACTGCCACTCATTTGCTGCAATCTGCACTTAAGAAAGTTATAGGTCAGGAAACTTCTCAAGCTGGTTCACTGGTGGCTTTTGACCGTCTAAGATTTGATTTCAACTTCCACCGACCAATCACTGACAGTGAGCTTGAAGAAATTGAAAAATTGGTTAATAGATGGATTGGGGAGGCAACATCGCTTCAAACTAAAGTGATGCCTCTGGCTGATGCAAAAGGGGCAGGGGCTATAGCAATGTTTGGCGAAAAATATGGCGAAGAG GTACGTGTTGTAGAGGTTCCAGGTGTATCAATGGAACTCTGTGGTGGGACTCATGTGAGCAATACTTCTGAGATACGTGGTTTCAAAATAATGTCAGAGCAGGGTATTGCATCTGGAGTCAGGCGAATAGAAGCTGTGGCTGGTGAAGCGTTTATTGAATATGTCAATTCCAGAGATTATTATATGAAACAGCTGTGTTCTACCCTCAAA GTGAAAGCTGAAGAAGTAACAAACAGAGTAGACAATCTCTTAGAGGAGTTACGAATGACAAGGAATGAAGTTTCTAGTTTGCGTGAAAAGGCTGCTGTTTACAAAGCATCACACTTGGCAGCCAAGGCAGTTTCTGTGGGAACATCAAACAATATCAG AGTACTAGTTGAATCTATGGATGATACTGATGCTGATTCACTAAAAAAAGCAGCCGAATATCTGATAGATACGCTACAAGATCCGGCAGCTGTAATTCTGGGCTCTTGTCCAGGTGATGAGAAGGTAAGTTTGGTTGCGGCATTCACTCCAGGGGTTGTGAAGTTGGGAATACAGGCAGGGAAGTTTATAGGGCCTATAGCTAAGCTGTGTGGTGGGGGAGGGGGCGGAAGACCCAATTTTGCTCAGGCTGGTGGGAGGAAGCCTGAGAATCTGTCAGATGCACTTGAAAAAGCTCGATCTGAAATCTTCTTACTTCTCTCTGAAAAGGCAAGCTGA
- the LOC101301361 gene encoding probable alanine--tRNA ligase, chloroplastic-like: MGDDDHNSKDLLVSGDSIRRRFLKFFASQGHEVLPSASLVPRPDDPTVLLTTAGMLQFKPIFLGHEERKVEHLGTIPSSKCLATSVSEITSRGKQSDGHGSFRLKKFGIPADRLWVSVFQDDDEAFEIWHHEVGVPVEHIQRMGEEDNFWTSGVTGPCGPCSEIYYDFHPERGYLDATSMMIPGL; encoded by the exons ATGGGAGACGACGACCACAACTCCAAGGATCTCTTAGTGAGTGGGGATTCAATCCGTCGTCGTTTTCTGAAATTTTTTGCTTCCCAGGGTCACGAGGTTCTTCCAAGTGCTTCTCTTGTGCCACGGCCAGATGATCCCACCGTTCTCCTAACAACTGCAGGAATGCTGCAGTTCAAGCCTATATTTCTTGGCCATGAGGAAAGAAAG GTAGAACATCTCGGCACCATACCTTCTTCGAAATGCTTGGCAACTTCAGTTTCGGAGATTACTTCAAGAGGGAAGCAATCCGATGGGCATGGGAGCTTTCGACTGAAGAAATTTGGAATACCAGCTGACAGGTTGTGGGTTAGTGTCTTCCAAGATGACGATGAAGCTTTCGAAATATGGCATCATGAGGTTGGTGTTCCTGTGGAGCATATCCAGAGAATGGGTGAAGAAGACAACTTTTGGACTAGTGGAGTCACCGGTCCATGCGGTCCCTGCTCAGAGATATATTATGATTTCCATCCTGAGAGGGGGTATTTAGATGCAACCTCAATGATGATACCAGGTTTATAG
- the LOC101301646 gene encoding cyclin-dependent kinase B1-1-like — MEGFDIMPEIHREEPHSIVYRGLFRYLNNFVLIKKFPYNHAFPDGVPCSLSRELLLYQKLPPSDYVITRFGVVSPVEDGHRVHYLIYEPFFYDLAFIAVRPLPHTVFKKLLVQLLRCVNHCHSNGVIHRNLNPRTLLLDTTQKILKIGDAIGHSFTFVGETEHPGTVTLAYQAPEVLLGATDYSTPVDMWAVGCIFAEMLTGNVLFVRFGDDPEEANKQQLYEIFRQLGKPTLDQWPGLTDLPAWKSYQEWEGGPKMKARFYEGGLPQDLATVGLVEAGADLLSTYRVSLPTIKGVIGHRQSLVGFILPWKACSSQ, encoded by the exons ATGGAAGGCTTTGATATAATGCCGGAGATTCACAGAGAAGAGCCACACAGCATTGTCTACAGAGGCCTCTTCCGCTACCTCAACAACTTCGTCCTCATCAAGAAGTTCCCCTACAACCATGCCTTTCCCGACGGCGTACCTTGCTCCCTCTCCCGCGAGCTTCTACTCTACCAGAAACTTCCTCCATCGGATTACGTCATCACACGCTTCGGCGTGGTCAGCCCCGTCGAGGACGGCCACCGCGTCCACTACCTTATCTACGAGCCTTTCTTCTACGATCTCGCCTTCATCGCCGTCAGGCCCTTGCCGCACACTGTGTTCAAGAAGCTTCTGGTGCAGCTCCTCAGGTGCGTCAACCACTGTCACAGTAACGGCGTCATCCACCGGAACCTGAACCCTAGGACTCTGCTTCTTGACACGACTCAAAAGATCCTCAAGATCGGAGATGCGATCGGTCATTCTTTCACTTTCGTCGGCGAAACTGAGCACCCGGGGACAGTCACTCTCGCTTACCAGGCGCCGGAGGTTTTGCTTGGAGCCACCGATTACTCAACTCCGGTGGATATGTGGGCCGTCGGATGCATCTTCG CTGAGATGTTGACTGGGAATGTACTCTTTGTCCGATTCGGTGATGATCCTGAAGAAGCTAATAAGCAGCAGTTGTATGAGATTTTCAG GCAGCTAGGAAAACCGACGTTGGATCAGTGGCCAGGACTCACTGATTTGCCGGCTTGGAAGAGCTACCAAGAATGGGAAGGAGGGCCAAAGATGAAAGCTCGTTTCTATGAAGGCGGTTTGCCACAAGATCTGGCTACAGTTGGGTTGGTAGAAGCTGGAGCTGACCTTCTATCG ACTTACAGAGTCTCATTACCAACGATAAAGGGGGTTATAGGTCATAGGCAGTCATTGGTTGGGTTCATTTTACCTTGGAAAGCTTGCAGCTCACAATAA